One stretch of Gambusia affinis linkage group LG05, SWU_Gaff_1.0, whole genome shotgun sequence DNA includes these proteins:
- the arnt gene encoding aryl hydrocarbon receptor nuclear translocator isoform X3: MLYNADMSSSNPDIADHSLGMGASGTQNGGAGGPKGTNKRRAVQDFDDDDGSKMIRFDDETGGSNNEKERFARENHSEIERRRRNKMSAYIGELSDMVPSCSALARKPDKLTILRMAVSHMKSLRGNANTNADGSYKPSFLSDQELKHLILEAADGFLFVVSCETGRIVYVSDSVTPVLNQSQSEWLGSSLYDQLHPDDTEKLREQLSTSENNNTGRMLDLKTGTVKKESQQSSARMTMGARRSFICRMRCGTCPVEPMSMNRLGFLRSRNRNGLGTPKEGEPQYVVVHCTGYIKSWPPGGVSLTDDEADNNQGSRYCLVAIGRLQVTCCPGDTDLNSISVPVEFISRHNCQGMFTFVDHRCVASIGYQPQELLGKNILDFSHPEDQGLLRDSFDQVVKLKGQVLSVMFRFRAKTREWMLMRTSSFTFQNPFSEEIEYIICTNVNVKNSTQDPLTLVSSPGAPMPLPQSSPNGHPVVLSPDPMAARQLQQQQQHADLEGGATRDGMYEAGPINIQQQMPVQPVVAVGPDHGKNMEKQEIYPPIFPGSDQTKGMPTNSTPSTQIYTNNFSAGRSNDSYRPVTMPPQMTQPAHSAPQMLPHMSRQNGAPQSVTPSSTNSPLHGPSGGWPGPGLAAKPQFSNQQVAPQAAKTMSQQFPPIGGFGGGSSNTFSQMPTGAAPTPTNGTNYPQMNPRTSLNTNGYDTSQSGGQFPPRVTEGVWPQWPGQQQHPQNNREQHPHAQGNQQDMFPDVLSMLDQPPAFNSDDFEIAIYPPYNE; this comes from the exons ATGTTATACAACGCGGATATGTCCTCTTCAAATCCAG ACATAGCAGACCATAGTCTGGGTATGGGAGCAAGTGGGACCCAGAACGGCGGCGCTGGTGGACCGAAGGGGACCAACAAAAGACGGGCAGT GCAGGACTTTGATGACGATGATGGAAGCAAGATGATAAG ATTTGATGATGAAACAGGAGGCTCCAACAATGAAAAAGAGCGCTTTGCCAG GGAGAATCACAGTGAGATTGAGAGGCGGAGGCGGAACAAGATGTCTGCCTATATCGGAGAACTGTCGGACATGGTTCCCTCATGCAGCGCGTTGGCACGGAAACCAGACAAGCTGACCATCCTGCGAATGGCGGTCTCTCACATGAAGTCTCTCAGAGGAAACGCCAATACTAATGCCGACGGGTCGTACAAACCTTCTTTTCTCAGCGATCAG GAACTTAAGCACCTCATTTTGGAAGCAGCGGACGGCTTCCTGTTCGTGGTGTCATGCGAGACGGGCCGCATTGTTTACGTCTCGGACTCGGTCACACCTGTACTTAACCAGTCGCAGTCTGAGTGGCTGGGATCTTCTCTTTATGATCAGCTCCACCCAGACGACACAGAAAAGCTCAGGGAGCAGCTCTCCACGTCGGAGAACAACAACACGG GAAGGATGTTGGACCTGAAGACAGGAACTGTGAAAAAGGAGAGTCAGCAGTCATCAGCTAGAATGACAATGGGGGCGCGCCGATCATTCATCTGCAGAATGAG GTGTGGAACATGCCCAGTGGAACCAATGTCTATGAACAGGCTCGGCTTCCTTAGGAGTAGGAACAG GAATGGTTTAGGAACACCCAAGGAAGGGGAACCCCAGTACGTTGTGGTCCACTGTACAGGATACATTAAATCCTGGCCTCCCGGGG gTGTATCATTAACAGATGATGAAGCAGACAACAATCAGGGGAGTCGCTACTGTCTCGTTGCCATTGGGAGATTACAG gtCACCTGTTGCCCTGGTGACACAGACCTGAACAGCATCAGCGTTCCTGTAGAGTTCATCTCCCGCCACAACTGCCAGGGCATGTTCACCTTCGTAGATCATCGCTGTGTGGCCTCAATCGGCTACCAGCCCCAG GAATTACTGGGGAAGAATATTCTAGATTTTTCACACCCTGAAGACCAGGGTTTGCTGAGAGACAGTTTTGACCAG GTGGTTAAGCTGAAAGGCCAGGTTCTGTCGGTCATGTTTCGGTTCCGGGCCAAAACGAGAGAATGGATGCTGATGAGAACGAGCTCCTTCACCTTCCAGAACCCCTTTTCAGAGGAGATCGAGTACATCATCTGTACCAATGTCAATGTCAA AAACTCAACCCAGGACCCTCTCACTCTCGTCTCCTCCCCCGGGGCTCCAATGCCCCTGCCTCAGAGCAGCCCAAATGGCCATCCTGTTGTGCTCAGCCCAGACCCGATGGCCGCCAG ACAgctacaacagcagcagcagcacgccGACCTGGAGGGAGGGGCAACAAGAGATGGGATGTATGAGGCGGGACCAATCAATATCCAGCAACAG atGCCGGTGCAGCCAGTGGTAGCGGTGGGGCCGGACCACggcaaaaacatggaaaagcaGGAGATCTATCCGCCCATCTTCCCAGGGTCAGATCAGACCAAGGGCATGCCAACCAACTCAACACCTTCCACTCAGATTTACACCAACAACTTTTCTGCTGGTCGCTCCAATGACTCATACAG ACCAGTCACTATGCCGCCACAGATGACACAGCCGGCGCACTCGGCACCGCAGATGCTGCCTCACATGTCTCGCCAAAATGGCGCCCCGCAGTCTGTTACCCCATCAAGCACTAACAGCCCCCTCCATGGACCGTCAGGAGGATGGCCTGGACCCGGACTTGCAGCCAAGCCGCAGTTCAGTAACCAG CAGGTTGCTCCGCAGGCAGCAAAGACGATGTCTCAGCAGTTTCCTCCAATTGGAGGATTCGGAGGCGGCTCTTCTAACACCTTCAGCCAGATGCCCACCGGTGCCGCTCCCACCCCCACCAACGGCACAAACTACCCTCAGATGAATCCTCGCACCAGCCTCAACACCAACGGCTACG ACACTTCCCAGTCTGGAGGCCAGTTTCCACCTCGAGTGACGGAGGGGGTGTGGCCTCAGTGGCCgggccagcagcagcatcctcAGAACAACAGAGAGCAGCATCCTCACGCTCAGGGAAACCAGCAGGACATGTTTCCT gATGTGTTGTCTATGCTAGACCAGCCTCCCGCCTTTAACAGTGACGACTTTGAGATCGCCATCTACCCGCCGTACAACGAGTGA
- the arnt gene encoding aryl hydrocarbon receptor nuclear translocator isoform X5, which translates to MLYNADMSSSNPDIADHSLGMGASGTQNGGAGGPKGTNKRRAVQDFDDDDGSKMIRFDDETGGSNNEKERFARENHSEIERRRRNKMSAYIGELSDMVPSCSALARKPDKLTILRMAVSHMKSLRGNANTNADGSYKPSFLSDQELKHLILEAADGFLFVVSCETGRIVYVSDSVTPVLNQSQSEWLGSSLYDQLHPDDTEKLREQLSTSENNNTGRMLDLKTGTVKKESQQSSARMTMGARRSFICRMRCGTCPVEPMSMNRLGFLRSRNRNGLGTPKEGEPQYVVVHCTGYIKSWPPGGVSLTDDEADNNQGSRYCLVAIGRLQVTCCPGDTDLNSISVPVEFISRHNCQGMFTFVDHRCVASIGYQPQELLGKNILDFSHPEDQGLLRDSFDQVVKLKGQVLSVMFRFRAKTREWMLMRTSSFTFQNPFSEEIEYIICTNVNVKNSTQDPLTLVSSPGAPMPLPQSSPNGHPVVLSPDPMAARQLQQQQQHADLEGGATRDGMYEAGPINIQQQMPVQPVVAVGPDHGKNMEKQEIYPPIFPGSDQTKGMPTNSTPSTQIYTNNFSAGRSNDSYRPVTMPPQMTQPAHSAPQMLPHMSRQNGAPQSVTPSSTNSPLHGPSGGWPGPGLAAKPQFSNQVTQAAKTMSQQFPPIGGFGGGSSNTFSQMPTGAAPTPTNGTNYPQMNPRTSLNTNGYDTSQSGGQFPPRVTEGVWPQWPGQQQHPQNNREQHPHAQGNQQDMFPDVLSMLDQPPAFNSDDFEIAIYPPYNE; encoded by the exons ATGTTATACAACGCGGATATGTCCTCTTCAAATCCAG ACATAGCAGACCATAGTCTGGGTATGGGAGCAAGTGGGACCCAGAACGGCGGCGCTGGTGGACCGAAGGGGACCAACAAAAGACGGGCAGT GCAGGACTTTGATGACGATGATGGAAGCAAGATGATAAG ATTTGATGATGAAACAGGAGGCTCCAACAATGAAAAAGAGCGCTTTGCCAG GGAGAATCACAGTGAGATTGAGAGGCGGAGGCGGAACAAGATGTCTGCCTATATCGGAGAACTGTCGGACATGGTTCCCTCATGCAGCGCGTTGGCACGGAAACCAGACAAGCTGACCATCCTGCGAATGGCGGTCTCTCACATGAAGTCTCTCAGAGGAAACGCCAATACTAATGCCGACGGGTCGTACAAACCTTCTTTTCTCAGCGATCAG GAACTTAAGCACCTCATTTTGGAAGCAGCGGACGGCTTCCTGTTCGTGGTGTCATGCGAGACGGGCCGCATTGTTTACGTCTCGGACTCGGTCACACCTGTACTTAACCAGTCGCAGTCTGAGTGGCTGGGATCTTCTCTTTATGATCAGCTCCACCCAGACGACACAGAAAAGCTCAGGGAGCAGCTCTCCACGTCGGAGAACAACAACACGG GAAGGATGTTGGACCTGAAGACAGGAACTGTGAAAAAGGAGAGTCAGCAGTCATCAGCTAGAATGACAATGGGGGCGCGCCGATCATTCATCTGCAGAATGAG GTGTGGAACATGCCCAGTGGAACCAATGTCTATGAACAGGCTCGGCTTCCTTAGGAGTAGGAACAG GAATGGTTTAGGAACACCCAAGGAAGGGGAACCCCAGTACGTTGTGGTCCACTGTACAGGATACATTAAATCCTGGCCTCCCGGGG gTGTATCATTAACAGATGATGAAGCAGACAACAATCAGGGGAGTCGCTACTGTCTCGTTGCCATTGGGAGATTACAG gtCACCTGTTGCCCTGGTGACACAGACCTGAACAGCATCAGCGTTCCTGTAGAGTTCATCTCCCGCCACAACTGCCAGGGCATGTTCACCTTCGTAGATCATCGCTGTGTGGCCTCAATCGGCTACCAGCCCCAG GAATTACTGGGGAAGAATATTCTAGATTTTTCACACCCTGAAGACCAGGGTTTGCTGAGAGACAGTTTTGACCAG GTGGTTAAGCTGAAAGGCCAGGTTCTGTCGGTCATGTTTCGGTTCCGGGCCAAAACGAGAGAATGGATGCTGATGAGAACGAGCTCCTTCACCTTCCAGAACCCCTTTTCAGAGGAGATCGAGTACATCATCTGTACCAATGTCAATGTCAA AAACTCAACCCAGGACCCTCTCACTCTCGTCTCCTCCCCCGGGGCTCCAATGCCCCTGCCTCAGAGCAGCCCAAATGGCCATCCTGTTGTGCTCAGCCCAGACCCGATGGCCGCCAG ACAgctacaacagcagcagcagcacgccGACCTGGAGGGAGGGGCAACAAGAGATGGGATGTATGAGGCGGGACCAATCAATATCCAGCAACAG atGCCGGTGCAGCCAGTGGTAGCGGTGGGGCCGGACCACggcaaaaacatggaaaagcaGGAGATCTATCCGCCCATCTTCCCAGGGTCAGATCAGACCAAGGGCATGCCAACCAACTCAACACCTTCCACTCAGATTTACACCAACAACTTTTCTGCTGGTCGCTCCAATGACTCATACAG ACCAGTCACTATGCCGCCACAGATGACACAGCCGGCGCACTCGGCACCGCAGATGCTGCCTCACATGTCTCGCCAAAATGGCGCCCCGCAGTCTGTTACCCCATCAAGCACTAACAGCCCCCTCCATGGACCGTCAGGAGGATGGCCTGGACCCGGACTTGCAGCCAAGCCGCAGTTCAGTAACCAGGTAACCCAG GCAGCAAAGACGATGTCTCAGCAGTTTCCTCCAATTGGAGGATTCGGAGGCGGCTCTTCTAACACCTTCAGCCAGATGCCCACCGGTGCCGCTCCCACCCCCACCAACGGCACAAACTACCCTCAGATGAATCCTCGCACCAGCCTCAACACCAACGGCTACG ACACTTCCCAGTCTGGAGGCCAGTTTCCACCTCGAGTGACGGAGGGGGTGTGGCCTCAGTGGCCgggccagcagcagcatcctcAGAACAACAGAGAGCAGCATCCTCACGCTCAGGGAAACCAGCAGGACATGTTTCCT gATGTGTTGTCTATGCTAGACCAGCCTCCCGCCTTTAACAGTGACGACTTTGAGATCGCCATCTACCCGCCGTACAACGAGTGA
- the arnt gene encoding aryl hydrocarbon receptor nuclear translocator isoform X6, with product MLYNADMSSSNPDIADHSLGMGASGTQNGGAGGPKGTNKRRAVQDFDDDDGSKMIRFDDETGGSNNEKERFARENHSEIERRRRNKMSAYIGELSDMVPSCSALARKPDKLTILRMAVSHMKSLRGNANTNADGSYKPSFLSDQELKHLILEAADGFLFVVSCETGRIVYVSDSVTPVLNQSQSEWLGSSLYDQLHPDDTEKLREQLSTSENNNTGRMLDLKTGTVKKESQQSSARMTMGARRSFICRMRCGTCPVEPMSMNRLGFLRSRNRNGLGTPKEGEPQYVVVHCTGYIKSWPPGGVSLTDDEADNNQGSRYCLVAIGRLQVTCCPGDTDLNSISVPVEFISRHNCQGMFTFVDHRCVASIGYQPQELLGKNILDFSHPEDQGLLRDSFDQVVKLKGQVLSVMFRFRAKTREWMLMRTSSFTFQNPFSEEIEYIICTNVNVKNSTQDPLTLVSSPGAPMPLPQSSPNGHPVVLSPDPMAARQLQQQQQHADLEGGATRDGMYEAGPINIQQQMPVQPVVAVGPDHGKNMEKQEIYPPIFPGSDQTKGMPTNSTPSTQIYTNNFSAGRSNDSYRPVTMPPQMTQPAHSAPQMLPHMSRQNGAPQSVTPSSTNSPLHGPSGGWPGPGLAAKPQFSNQAAKTMSQQFPPIGGFGGGSSNTFSQMPTGAAPTPTNGTNYPQMNPRTSLNTNGYDTSQSGGQFPPRVTEGVWPQWPGQQQHPQNNREQHPHAQGNQQDMFPDVLSMLDQPPAFNSDDFEIAIYPPYNE from the exons ATGTTATACAACGCGGATATGTCCTCTTCAAATCCAG ACATAGCAGACCATAGTCTGGGTATGGGAGCAAGTGGGACCCAGAACGGCGGCGCTGGTGGACCGAAGGGGACCAACAAAAGACGGGCAGT GCAGGACTTTGATGACGATGATGGAAGCAAGATGATAAG ATTTGATGATGAAACAGGAGGCTCCAACAATGAAAAAGAGCGCTTTGCCAG GGAGAATCACAGTGAGATTGAGAGGCGGAGGCGGAACAAGATGTCTGCCTATATCGGAGAACTGTCGGACATGGTTCCCTCATGCAGCGCGTTGGCACGGAAACCAGACAAGCTGACCATCCTGCGAATGGCGGTCTCTCACATGAAGTCTCTCAGAGGAAACGCCAATACTAATGCCGACGGGTCGTACAAACCTTCTTTTCTCAGCGATCAG GAACTTAAGCACCTCATTTTGGAAGCAGCGGACGGCTTCCTGTTCGTGGTGTCATGCGAGACGGGCCGCATTGTTTACGTCTCGGACTCGGTCACACCTGTACTTAACCAGTCGCAGTCTGAGTGGCTGGGATCTTCTCTTTATGATCAGCTCCACCCAGACGACACAGAAAAGCTCAGGGAGCAGCTCTCCACGTCGGAGAACAACAACACGG GAAGGATGTTGGACCTGAAGACAGGAACTGTGAAAAAGGAGAGTCAGCAGTCATCAGCTAGAATGACAATGGGGGCGCGCCGATCATTCATCTGCAGAATGAG GTGTGGAACATGCCCAGTGGAACCAATGTCTATGAACAGGCTCGGCTTCCTTAGGAGTAGGAACAG GAATGGTTTAGGAACACCCAAGGAAGGGGAACCCCAGTACGTTGTGGTCCACTGTACAGGATACATTAAATCCTGGCCTCCCGGGG gTGTATCATTAACAGATGATGAAGCAGACAACAATCAGGGGAGTCGCTACTGTCTCGTTGCCATTGGGAGATTACAG gtCACCTGTTGCCCTGGTGACACAGACCTGAACAGCATCAGCGTTCCTGTAGAGTTCATCTCCCGCCACAACTGCCAGGGCATGTTCACCTTCGTAGATCATCGCTGTGTGGCCTCAATCGGCTACCAGCCCCAG GAATTACTGGGGAAGAATATTCTAGATTTTTCACACCCTGAAGACCAGGGTTTGCTGAGAGACAGTTTTGACCAG GTGGTTAAGCTGAAAGGCCAGGTTCTGTCGGTCATGTTTCGGTTCCGGGCCAAAACGAGAGAATGGATGCTGATGAGAACGAGCTCCTTCACCTTCCAGAACCCCTTTTCAGAGGAGATCGAGTACATCATCTGTACCAATGTCAATGTCAA AAACTCAACCCAGGACCCTCTCACTCTCGTCTCCTCCCCCGGGGCTCCAATGCCCCTGCCTCAGAGCAGCCCAAATGGCCATCCTGTTGTGCTCAGCCCAGACCCGATGGCCGCCAG ACAgctacaacagcagcagcagcacgccGACCTGGAGGGAGGGGCAACAAGAGATGGGATGTATGAGGCGGGACCAATCAATATCCAGCAACAG atGCCGGTGCAGCCAGTGGTAGCGGTGGGGCCGGACCACggcaaaaacatggaaaagcaGGAGATCTATCCGCCCATCTTCCCAGGGTCAGATCAGACCAAGGGCATGCCAACCAACTCAACACCTTCCACTCAGATTTACACCAACAACTTTTCTGCTGGTCGCTCCAATGACTCATACAG ACCAGTCACTATGCCGCCACAGATGACACAGCCGGCGCACTCGGCACCGCAGATGCTGCCTCACATGTCTCGCCAAAATGGCGCCCCGCAGTCTGTTACCCCATCAAGCACTAACAGCCCCCTCCATGGACCGTCAGGAGGATGGCCTGGACCCGGACTTGCAGCCAAGCCGCAGTTCAGTAACCAG GCAGCAAAGACGATGTCTCAGCAGTTTCCTCCAATTGGAGGATTCGGAGGCGGCTCTTCTAACACCTTCAGCCAGATGCCCACCGGTGCCGCTCCCACCCCCACCAACGGCACAAACTACCCTCAGATGAATCCTCGCACCAGCCTCAACACCAACGGCTACG ACACTTCCCAGTCTGGAGGCCAGTTTCCACCTCGAGTGACGGAGGGGGTGTGGCCTCAGTGGCCgggccagcagcagcatcctcAGAACAACAGAGAGCAGCATCCTCACGCTCAGGGAAACCAGCAGGACATGTTTCCT gATGTGTTGTCTATGCTAGACCAGCCTCCCGCCTTTAACAGTGACGACTTTGAGATCGCCATCTACCCGCCGTACAACGAGTGA